The segment ACAATCATTAAAAATATTTTTTGGCTATCTATTTATGGCAATACCCCCACTATTGATAATTTATTATCAAATAAAATCTTTTGAAAAAAAAATTATTTTTAAAAAAGATTATTTTCAATTCAATTTCTTACCGATAAAAGATTCTTTTTTTCAGGGATTTAAGGGGTTTTTAATGATAATTCCTTTTGTTTTGCTGGTGTCATTAATTATGAATCTTTTAGTTGATAATCAAAATGGGAGTAATCCTTTACTTGAGATCGTTTTAAATAGTAATAATTATGTTTCATTTGTACTTTTATTTTTAACAACTACATTTTTAGCTCCAATATTTGAGGAGGTTATTTTTAGAGGAGTTTTACTACCAATTTTATCAAGAGAATTTGGAATAATTTTAGGCATTACAATTTCTGCTTTTATTTTTGCTCTGGCTCATTTGAGTATCGGTGAAATGATCCCATTGTTTACCTTGGGTATAGGGCTGGGAACTACTAGATTTATATCAGGAAGATTATCCTCTTCTGTGATTATGCATTCTTTATGGAATGGGATGACCTTTTTGAATTTGTTTCTGTTGAGAACATAAAGATTTAGCTATATTGCTTGCGAATAAATTAAAAAAATGTTTATTTGATTTATAACACTTTTTATATTTCTATTAATTCTAAGAGATGAATATAAATAAGAATGAAAATTCTTTAAAAAAAAAACTTTATGATGCTGATAAAATTACTTCAAAAAAAATAAAATTTTTTAATTTAAAATTTATTCATAGAATATTTGATAGCGTAAATATATCTTTATTAATTTTGATTTTTATTTTATCTTTTATTTCTTTTAATAGTCAAAGGAAATGGACAAGCATTTATAAAAAATTATTAAAAACAAGAGCAAATAATAATAATCTTATTGACTATATTTCTAAGACTGAAGAATTTTATATTAATAAAATTGAGTCCCTTAATACTTTAAAAAAAACAACTCCAAAAGATTTAATTTATCTTGATAAGCAAACTATACAGAATAAAAATAATTATTTAAATAAAAAAATTAAATTTATTAAAGATGGATTAAAAGATAGTAAATATCAAAAAGGATATTAATGAAAAGAAGTAAGAAAATTGTTCATTTATTACCTCTCAAACCTCGAAGGTTTAAGGTTACTTATATATGTTGTTTATTATTGATTTTTGGACTATTTGGAAGGCTTGTAAATTTACAAGTTTTTAGTGCCTCTGACTTACAAAAAAAAGCGAGATTAATACAATTCACCAAGATTAGTTCTTTAAATAAGAGAAGATCAATAGTAGATAGAAATAATAGACTAATTGCTTATGATAAACCTCTATACAGATTATGGGCTCATCCTAAGTACTTTAACTTCCCTGGAGATCCAACTAATAGAGTAAGAACTATTGATGAAGTGGTTAATAAATTGACGCCAATTTTAAATGTAAAAGATGAATTGCTTCTATCAAAGTTTGAAAATAAAATGTTAGGAATTGAATTGCTGGATGAAATAACAGAGAATCAAGCAAAAAAGATCAAAAACCTTCATATTAGTGGTTTGGATCTCGTTAAATATTCTCAAAGATATTATCCTCAACGTAATTTGTATTCAAATCTTATTGGTTTTGTTAATTATGAGAATAAAGGTTCAGCTGGTTTAGAGCTGCATTTAGATAATCAAATCAAAGTACTTAACAAAAGTAATTTGATTAAGAAAGGAGGAGATGGAACACCTCTCCCGGATAATTCGGGACCAAGAGATTTTATTAGTGACTACAAGAGTTTAGGTTTGACAATAGATTCAAGATTACAGAAAGCTACTTTTAAAGCTTTAAGTAACCATGTAGTGAAGTGGAACGCAAAGAAAGGCTTCGCAATAGTAATGAATGTAAATAACGGAGAGATCTTATCACTAGCATCAATTCCATCTTATGATCCAAATAAATATTGGGATTATGATTCCGAAGTCTTTAGAGGTTGGTATTCTCAAGATTTATTCGAGCCTGGTTCAACTTTTAAACCAATAAATCTAGCCTTAGCATTAGAAGAAAAAGCAATCCAAAAAGATGGTTTAGTTGAAGATAGTGGGGAGGTTAATGTTGGAGGATGGAGTCTTTCAAATTGGGATAAAAAAGGAAATGGCTATATTGATTATCCAAAAGTTTTACAAGTTTCAAGTAATGTGGGGATGGTAAAAATAATGCAAAATTTGCCGTCTAAGACTTATTGGAATTGGTTAAATAAATTAGGTATTAATAAACGTTTGGAGACGGATTTATTTGAATCTACAGCTGGTCAATTAAAGTCAAAAAATATATTTGTTACTCAGTCAATTGAGCCAGCAGTAGCATCTTTTGGAAAGGGTTTTTCTATTTCTCCTTTAAAATTAGCTCAACTTCACGCTGTTCTAGCTAATGGGGGAAGTGAAATAATTCCTCATGTTACTTT is part of the Prochlorococcus marinus subsp. pastoris str. CCMP1986 genome and harbors:
- a CDS encoding peptidoglycan D,D-transpeptidase FtsI family protein gives rise to the protein MKRSKKIVHLLPLKPRRFKVTYICCLLLIFGLFGRLVNLQVFSASDLQKKARLIQFTKISSLNKRRSIVDRNNRLIAYDKPLYRLWAHPKYFNFPGDPTNRVRTIDEVVNKLTPILNVKDELLLSKFENKMLGIELLDEITENQAKKIKNLHISGLDLVKYSQRYYPQRNLYSNLIGFVNYENKGSAGLELHLDNQIKVLNKSNLIKKGGDGTPLPDNSGPRDFISDYKSLGLTIDSRLQKATFKALSNHVVKWNAKKGFAIVMNVNNGEILSLASIPSYDPNKYWDYDSEVFRGWYSQDLFEPGSTFKPINLALALEEKAIQKDGLVEDSGEVNVGGWSLSNWDKKGNGYIDYPKVLQVSSNVGMVKIMQNLPSKTYWNWLNKLGINKRLETDLFESTAGQLKSKNIFVTQSIEPAVASFGKGFSISPLKLAQLHAVLANGGSEIIPHVTFNFKAHLKNYSPKEIFSNEVSKTVLKWMESVVDNGSGKGAKIDGYRIGGKTGTSQKAVNGRYTNKKVCSFVASFPVNNPKYVVLVVIDEPSKAYAYGSTVAVPIAKEIIESLIVIEKIPPQIEENRKVVKKP